The genomic segment GTATCTATGAATTTCCCTGGAGCCGGGGCAATTTTTCCGACTCCCTGGATTCGGGCTACCGATCCTGGGTGATGCGGGACGGTGATGAACTGCTGGGCTATGGCGTGGTGATGATGGTCCTGGATGAGGCCCACCTGCTCAATATCAGCGTGCTGCCGGAGCGACAGGGCCGGGGGCTGGGTAGCCGGTTGCTGGAATTCTTCTTCGCCGATGCCCGGGCCCGGCGGGCAGTGCGCATGTTGCTGGAAGTGCGGCCCGGCAATGCCTCGGGCCTGCGCCTGTATGGCCGCTACGGCTTTGCCGAGATCGGCCGGCGGCGTGACTACTACCCGGCCAGGAATGGTCGGGAGGACGCCATCGTCATGGAGCGGATGCTATGAGCCGGCGCGATGCCTTGCTTTGCGAAATGGGCCTGGGGCCCCTGTGGAAGCTGCGTACCCCGCCGGCCGCGGGGACCGCGCTTGCGCCGGAGCCGCTTCCTGCGGCCCTTGCCGAGGTAGGCGGAGCGGAATTGCTGACGCCTCCATTGGGTGCCCCCGGCGGCGACAGCCCCATTGCCGCCATGGACTGGCCCCAACTGGAAGCCGCCATCCGCGACTGTCGACTCTGCGCCCTGTGCCGGGAGCGCAAGCAGGCGGTGCCTGGGGTTGGCGACCGCCAGGCCGACTGGCTGTTTGTCGGCGAGGGGCCGGGGGCGGAGGAGGACCAGCGGGGCGAGCCTTTTGTCGGCCAGGCCGGCAAGCTGCTGGACGCCATGCTGGCGGCCATCGATCTGAAGCGGGGCGAGAACGTCTATATCGCCAATGCGGTGAAGTGCCGTCCCCCCCAGAATCGCACCCCGGAGCCGGATGAGACAGCGGCCTGCTGGCCCTATCTGGAGCGGCAGATCGCCCTGCTGCAACCCAGGCTGATCGTCGCCCTGGGCCGGCCCGCTGCCCAGACCCTGTTGCAGACCGAGGTCAAGATCGGCGCTGCCCGGGGCCGGTTGTTCGACTACCGGGGCATTCCGGTCATCGTCACCTATCACCCCGCCTACCTGCTGCGCAACCTGACCGACAAGGCCAAAGCCTGGGAAGACCTGCTCTTTGCCCGTCGCACCATGGCCGGTCTGATCTCCTGACGCTTAGCCGGGGCTTCCGGCGAGGCCCTCGTGGGGGGATACTGCGGGTTCGCCGTGATACCGCCACGGTAGGAGTGGGTTGATATGCTGACGTCGTATCAGATGCATTGGGGTGTGGAGCAATGGAGCGCTTTCCTCAAGATCGAGGATATTCCCATCATGCCCGCTTCCCGGCAATTCATCCTCGCCATCGCCGAAGAGAAGGGGGAGGACGTTTCCCCCAGGGAGCTGGCGGTCATCGTCACCAGCGACCCCTTCCTGGCCCTGCGCGTGTTGCGGGCCGCCGAGGCCCGCCGCTCCAGGGTTTTGGGGCGGGACGCGACGACCCCTATTGCCTCCATCATGCAGACCGGCCTGGACCGGCTGATGGAAATCGTCGACAGCAGCCCCCTGTGCGACGACAGCCTGCCGGGCCTGACGGAATGCGAGTCCCGTTGCGCCATGGCTTCCTTCATTGCCCGATCCTGGGCCTCCTGCCGCTCGGACATTTCCCCCGACGAAGTGGCCCTGGCAGCCCTGCTGGCCGAGATTGGGGAGATGATGCTGTGGCATTTCGCCCCGGAAATTCCCCAGAAGGCGCTGGAGGAACTGCGTTCCGGCAGGGCCTTTCGCACCCTCCAGGCCCAGCAGCAGGCAGCGGGATTTTCCTTCAAGCTGTTGTCCCTGGCCCTGGCGGATGCCTGGGAATTGCCTCATTTGCTGACGATGCTGATCCGGGGCGCGGATAATGCAAGGGCCAACATTGCTCGTCTGGCCAACGATACTGCCCGCCATATTCAGACCAACCCGGAAAACCCGGCCATTCCCTCGGACATCATTGGAATCCGGGAACTGGTTCCTTCCGCCAGCTACAGAACCCTGATCACTCCCCTACCCATTTCGGATGAATTTCGGGAAGTGGTGCTCGACGCCATTACCAGGACAACGCAATGAAAGATTCGACCATTCTTCCCACCCAGGTGGAGCGCCTGATGCGCGAGGGCGACTACATCATCTCCACCACCGATCTGACGGGGCGCATTACTTCCGTCAATGATGTGCTGGTGGAATATTCCGGCTACAGCGAGGCTGAGCTGATCGGCAGCCAGCACAACATCCTGCGTCATCCCGACATGCCCCGGGCCATCTTCTGGCTGCTCTGGGAGGCCATCAGCCATGGAGAGGATTTCTCCGCCTATCTGAAAAACATGAGCAAGGACGGGGGGTTCTACTGGGTCTTCGCCCATATCTCTCCGGTGGCTGACGAAGAGGGCAGGCCCCTGGGCTACAAGTCGATCCGCCGTCGGCCCCGGCGGGCCGCTGTGGATGCTGTCGAGGCGCTGTATTGCCGGATGCTGGCGGCGGAGCGGGCCGTCGGTTCCAAGGATGCCGTCAATGAGGGGCTCACGATGCTCGGCGACATGCTGGCGGCGCGTCGGCGCAGTTATGAGGAATTCGTCGCGGCCCTGTGACGGCGGCATTGCCGCGGTGCTGCTGCTTCCCTGACCCTTTCCGACACCGAATAGGCCAGTTCCGATCGGTGGGCGGGGCGGCTGGGCGGCGGCCCTTCGCTAAAATCGAGAGGGGAGTTTTCCGGGCCGGGCCTTGGTGTCCTTCCGGGGCCGCATTTCGAATCGAATCAGTCAATTAGGAGGCATCCAGGATGAACAAGCAAATGACCGCCGCCGAGGTGGTCGCCCGCCTGCGTGACGGCATGACCATCGGCATCGGCGGCTGGGGTCCGCGCCGCAAGCCCATGGCCATTGTGCGCGAGATGCTGCGCTCCGATCTGAAGGATCTGACCATCGTCGCCTACGGCGGCCCCGAAGTGGGCATGCTCTGCGCTGCCGGCAAGGTGAAGAAGCTGATCTTCGGCTTCGCCACCATGGACGCGATTCCCCTGGAGCCCTATTACCGCAAGGCTCGGGAAGCCGGCCTCCTGGAATTGATGGAAGTGGACGAGGGCATGTTCGAGTGGGGCCTACGGGCCGCCGGCATGCGCCTGCCCTTCCTGCCCACCCGTTGCGGTCTGGCCTCCGACGTGGTGAAGCACAACCCGGAACTGAAGACCATCCAGTCCCCCTATGCCGACGGCGAAGTGCTGCTGGCGATGCCGGCCCTGAAGCTGGATGCGGCCCTGGTGCATGTGAATGTGGCCGACAAGCTGGGCAACACCCTGATCACCAGCCCCGATCCCTTCTTCGACAACCTCTTCGCCCGGGCCGCCGATGCCTGCTACGTCAGTGCCGAGACGGTGGAGGACAAGCTGGCCCTCACCGGCGACCAGGCCCGCTTCAACACCTTTGAGCGCTATCTGGTGACCGGCGTGGTCCACGCCCCCTGCGGCGCCCATCCCACTTCCTGTGGCCCCGACTACGGCTGGGATCTGGGGCACATGAAGAAGTACAACGCCAGTGCCTCGGAAGAGAGCGGCTGGGAGGGCTACGCGAAGGAATTCGTCAGCTGTACCGAAGCGGAATACCTGGCCAAGAACGGCGGAGCCGAAGCCATCGGCAAGCTGCCCATGCCCATTTTCTGACGGCCGGAAGCGGAGAAAACCATGAGTCAAACCACTGAATTCACCCTGGCCGAACTGATGATCGTCGCCGCCTCCGAGGCCTGGCGCGACAACGGCGAAGTCCTGGCCTCCGGCATCGGCGTCATTCCCCGTCTGGGCGCCAGCCTGGCCAAGCTGACCCACAGCCCCGAACTGTTGATGACCGACAGCGAAACCTATCTGGTGGCCGAGCCCATTCCCCTCGGCCCTCGGGGCGACTATGTGCCCAAGTACGAGGGCTACATGAGCTTCGACCGGGTCTTCGAGTGCGTCTGGGGCGGCAAGCGCCACGCCATGATCGGCCCGACCCAGATCGACCGCTGGGGCCAGACCAACCTGTCCTGCGTGGGCGGCGACTACCAGAAGCCCAAGTCCGCCATTCTCGGGGTGCGGGGCCTGCCCGGCAACAGCATCAACCATCCCAACTCCTTCTTCGTGCCCGCCCACAACAGCCGCACCTTCGTGGCCGGCGAGGTGGACATGGTCTCCGGCGTCGGCTTCAAGGACGAGCGCTGGGAGAAGGGCGTGCGCCGGGATCTGATGGACATCCGCCGCATCGTCACCAACCTCTGTGTGCTGGATTTCGAAGGCCCCAACCGGGCCTGCCGTGTGCGCTCCCTGCACCCGGGGGTGAGCTTCGAGGAAGTCCAGGAGAACACCGGCTTTCCCCTGCTGAAGGCGGACAAGCTGGGCGAGACGCCCCATCCCACCCCTGAGCAGCTGGAGATCATCCGCCGCCTCGATCCCCACAACATCCGGGGCGCTCAGCTGAAGGGCAATCCGCCGGGTATCCGGGCCGCTGCCTGATCCACCACCGCGCCGGCCTGCCGGCGCGGTTTTGCCTTTGCCCCTCGCTGCCACATCATTTCAGGGAAGAGCCATGACCCAACAATTCCATAGCACCATCGACGCCGACGGCATCGCCGAAGTCGTCCTCGACCGGCCCCCGGTCAATGCCCTCAATGCCGCCGGCTGGAACGGCCTGGCTGCCGAGATCGAGGCCCTGGGCCAGAAGCCCGAAGTGCGCGTGATCATCATCCGTGGCGAGGGCCGTGGCTTCTGCGCCGGCGTGGACATCAAGGAACTCAACGCCGACCAGAGCCTGATCGTCTCGGTCAATGCCGGCAACTACGCCACCTTCAAGGCCGTGCATCTCAACAAGGTGCCGGTGATCGCGGCCGTGCACGGCTTCGTCCTGGGGGGCGGCATCGGCATCTGCGGCGCCGCCGACATCGTGGTGGCTTCCGAGTGCGCCAGCTTCGGCCTGCCCGAGGTGGACCGGGGCGCCATGGGCGGTGCCGCCCACTTGCAGCGTCTGTTCGGCGTGCAGAAGGTGCGCTACCTGTTCTTCACCGGCGAGATGATTTCCGCTACCGAGGCTTATCGTCTCAACGCCATCGAGCGGGTGGTGCCGAAGGATCAGTTGCGCGACACCGCTTTCGAGATCGCCCGCAAGATCGCCGCCAAGAGCCCGGCCATGATCCGCATCGCCAAGGAAGCCCTGAACGGCATCGAGGACGGCAACCTGGAAGACAAGTACCGCTGGGAGCAGGGTTTCACCCTCCAGGCCTACATGAGCAAGGATTCCGCCGAGACCCGCAAGGCCTTCGTCGAGAAGCGCGACGCGAAGTTCTGATCCCCGAACAAGGACAACGTCTATGGATCTGAAATACACCCCCCAACAGGAAGCCTTCCGCCAGGAAGTGCGGTCCTGGATGAAGGAAAACGTGCCCAAGGAGCCCCTTCAGGACTTCGACACCGAAGAGGGCTTTGCCCAGCATCGGGCCTGGGAAGCCAAGCTCAACGAAGGCGGCTGGGGCATGGTCACCTGGCCCAAGGAGCTGGGCGGCCGTAGTTGCAATCTGATCGAGTGGCTGATCTTCGAGGAAGAATACTGGGGCGCCGGCGCGCCGCTGCGGGTCAACCAGAACGGCATCTTCCTGCTCGGCCCGACCCTGATGGAATACGGCACCGAGGAGCAGAAGAAGCGCTTCCTGCCGCGCATGGCTTCCTGCGCCGACATGTGGGCCCAGGCCTGGTCTGAGCCGGGCGCCGGTTCCGACATGGCGGCGATCCGCACCAAGGCCGTGCGTCAGGGCGACCACTACGTGATCAACGGTCAGAAGACCTGGTCCACCCGCGCCCGCTGGGCCGACTGGGCCTTTGGCATCTTCCGCACCGACCCCGATTCCGAGCGCCACCACGGCCTGTCCTACATCCTGGTGCCCTTGAACCTGCCGGGCATCACCATCCGCCCGATCCGCCAGCTGAACGGTCTGGCCGGCTTCGCCGAAATCTTCTTCGACGACGTCAAGGTGCCGGTGGAAAACCTCTTGGGCAAGGAAGGGGGCGGCTGGAACGTGGCCATGGCCACCGCCGGCTTCGAGCGCGGCCTGATGCTGCGCTCCCCAGCCCGCTACCAGGAGACCGCGCGCCGCCTGGTGCAGCTGTATCTGGCCAACCGGGAAGAGGCCGACCGGGACCCCTCGATCCGCGAGGCCGTAATCAAGGCCTGGATGGATGCTGAGGCCTACACCCTGTCCACCTACCGTACCGCCAGCAAGCTGGTGAACGGCGCCAAGATCGGCCCCGAGTCCTCCACCAACAAGATTTTCTGGTCGGAGCTGGACATCCAGATGCACGATACCGCCATGCGCATCCTCGGCTCCCGCGCCGAGCTGCTGCCCGAAGCGCCGGACGCCGGCGACGTGGGCACCTGGCTCGACGGTTTCCTGTTCTCCCAGGCCGGCACCATCTACGCCGGCAGCAACGAGATCCAGCGCAACATCATCGCCGAGCGCATGCTCGGGATGCCGCGCTGATCGGAGGTTCCCATGGATTTCACTTTCAGCGAAGATCAAATCGCCTTCCGCGAGGCCATGCACAGCTTCTTTGCCAAGGAGCTGCCCCTGGAAACCATCCGCAAGAACTGGGAGACCGAAGCCGGCCACGCCCCCGAGTTGCAGGCCAGGATCGCCGAGCAGGGCCTGTTCGGCCTTTCGGTGCCCGAGGACTTCGGCGGCCTGGGCCTCTCTGACGTGGACTGGGTGCAGATGACCCAGGAACTCGGTTATTCAGCCCTGCCCGACTACGTGGTGGATACCGCCTACGTGGCTGTCGGCCTGTTGAACGCACTGCCCGCCGGCCATGCCCTGGCCGCCCAGTTGGCAACTGAGTGGCTGCCCCGCATCGCCGAAGGCTCAGCCCGCGTTGCCGTCGGCCATCCCAGCCAGAAGCTGGTGGCCGATGCCGATACGGCTGATCTGCTGCTGCTTGCCCACCAGGGCGAACTGCACGCGGTGGCCGGCAGCGCGGTGAAGACCGTGCTCAATCCCAGTATCGACTTGTCGCGCCGCCTGTGCCGCGTGGAATGGACGCCCAGCACCGAGACCCGCGTGCTGGACGCCGCCGCGGCCGCGCCCCTGTGGGAAGACGCCCTGAACCGCGGCGCCCTGGCGGCCGCCGGTCAGATCATGGGCCAGATCCTGCGCATGCTGGACATTTCTGTGGCCTACACCAGCGAACGCAAGCAGTTCGGCAAGCCCATCGGCAGCTTCCAGGCGGTCAAGCACCACCTGGCCACCGTGGCGGTCAAGGCCGAATTCGCCAAGCCGGTGCTGGAACGGGCTGCCCAGGCCATGGCCAGCGGCGATCCCGCCCGCGGCGTCCATGTCTCCCACGCCAAGCTGGCCTGCGGTGACGCCGGTTGGCTGGCCGCCCGCAGTGGCATCCAGGTTCATGGCGGCATGGGCTACACCTGGGAAGTGGATCTGCAGATATTCATGAAGCGCGCCTGGGTGCTGGATGCGGCCTGGGGCGACCGGGCCTTCCACAAGAACCGTGTGGCCGCCCATGTGCTCTCCGCCAACGCCCCCCTGGGCGCCGGCAAAACTTTTATCTGACAAGGAAACAAAATGGCTGAAGCCTATATCGTTGACGCCCTGCGCTCTCCCACGGGCAAACGCAAGGGTTCCCTGGCTACCGTCCATGGGGCCGATCTTGGCGCCCATGTGATCAAGGCCATCGTCGAGCGCAATGCCATTCCCGCCGAGGATTACGATGACGTGATCTTCGGCTGCGTGGACACCATCGGCGCCCTGGCCGGCGACATCGCCCGCACTTCCTGGCTGGCCGCCGGCATGCCCATGTGCGTGCCCGGCACCACCATCGACCGCCAGTGCGGCTCTTCCCAACAGGCCGTGCATTTCGCCGCCCAGGCGGTGATGAGCGGCACCCAGGACGTGATCCTGGCCGGTGGCGTGCAGACCATGAGCGCCATTCCCATCTCCTCCGCCATGTTGGCGGGCCAGCCCCTGGGCTTCACCACTCCCTTTGCCGAGAGCAAGGGCTGGCAGGCCCGTTTCGGCGACGCGCCGGTGAACCAGTTCTACGCGGCCCAGCGCATCGCCGACAAGTGGGGCATTTCCCGCGAGGACATGGAAGTCTTCGCCAAGGAAAGCCACGACCGGGCCCTGAAGGCCATCGCCGAAGGCCGTTTCGACCGCGAAGTGGTGCCCTACGGCGACTTCAAGATGGACGAGACCGCCCGCGCCTCGACCCTGGAAAAAATGGCCACCCTGGCCCCGGTGGATCCCGCCTATCCCGCCATCACCGCCGCCGTTTCCAGCTCCACCTGCGATGCTTCCTCCGCCGTGCTTGTGGTGTCCGAAGCGGCCCTGAAGCGCTACAACCTGACGCCCCGTGCCCGCATCCAGCACATCAGCGTGCGCGCCGACGATCCCATCTGGCACCTGACCGCGCCGATCCCCGCCACCGCCTATGCCCTGAAGAAGGCCGGCATGAAGCTGGAGGACATCGACCGGGTGGAAATCAACGAAGCCTTCGCCTCGGTGGTCATGGCCTGGCTGAAGGAAACCGGCTACGACTACGCCAAGACCAACGTCAATGGCGGCGCCATCGCCCTGGGCCACCCCCTGGGGGCCTCCGGCGCCAAGCTGATGACCACCCTGCTGCACGAACTGGAGCGCAGCGGCGGCCGTTATGGTTTGCAGACCATGTGCGAAGGTGGTGGCCAGGCCAACGTGACGATTATCGAGCGGCTGGGATAACGATCATGAGGACAAGCCACCTTGGGTAATGAAACCCGTCACCCCGGCGCAGGCCGGGGTCCAGGTCGGCGGCCCGCTAGATTCCGGCCTACGCCGGAATGACGGGTGTGGTGAGTCGTTATGTTTCACGAAATCATTCCGCATTTCGCGCTAAACAAAAAATTTTTGGAGAGGAATAAAAATGGGACTTTGTGACAACCGTACCGTCATCATCACCGGCGCCGGCGGCGGCCTCGGCCGCGCCTACGCCCTGGCCCTGGCCAAGGCCGGCGCCAATGTGGTGGTCAACGACATCCGCCTCGACGCGGCCCAGGATGTGGTGAATGACATCACCCAGGCCGGCGGCAAGGCCATCGCCAACAGCGACGACATCACCACCATCGCCACCGCTCAGAAGATCGTGGACGCCGCCATCGCCGCCTACGGCAAGGTGGACGCCGTGGTGAACAACGCCGGCATTCTGCGCGACCGCATGTTCGTCTCCCTCACCGAGGACGATTGGGATGCCGTGATGCGCGTGCATCTGAAGGGCCATTTCTGCCTGTCCAACATCCTGGGCAAGTACTGGCGCGACCAGACCAAGGCCGGTGTCGCGGTCGATGCTCGCATCATCAACACCAGCTCCGGCGCCGGCCTGCAAGGCTCCGTGGGCCAGTCCAACTACTCCGCCGCCAAGGGCGGCGTGGCCACCCTGACCCTGGTGCAGTCCGCCGAGCTGAAGCGCTACGGCGTCACCGCCAACGCCCTGGCCCCCGCCGCCCGCACCGCCATGACCGAGCAGGGCATGCCCGACATGGTGAAGAAGCCCACCGACGGCAGCTTCGACTTCTACGATCCGATGAACGTGGCGGCCCTGATCGTCTATCTGGTGAGCGCCTCCTCCAAGCACGTGAATGGCCAGGTGTTCGAGATCGAGGGCGATCGGGTTTCCGTCTGCGACGGCTGGAAGACCGGCCCCGAGAAGAAGAAGGGCGGCGCCGGCTACACCGCCGAGGAGATTGGCGGCGTGATCGACGAGCTGATCAAGCAGAGCGCGCCCCCCAAGAAGGTCTGGGGCTCTTGAGTCGTTTTCCATTAATTTGGCCCGAATATGTCTTTAGTCGTCTCCCCGGCGAAAGCCGGGGTCCAGGGGTTTGACCCACCGCACACTGGATTCCGGCTTGCGCCGGAATGACGGGGTCCATAGACTTTATTGGGCCATCCCGTTCGTAAAACCTGATATCCGAGGAAGACCATGAAATCTGCTCCCGCCTACGTTCCGGGCCACGGCCTCTTGAAGGGCAAGTCCGCCCTGGTCACCGCCGCTGCCGGCGCCGGCATCGGTTTTTCCGCCGCAAAGCGCTGCGCCGAGGAGGGCGTGCGCGCCTTGATGATTTCCGACATCCACGAGCGCCGTCTGGGCGAGGCCGTGGAAAAGCTGAAGGCCGAAACCGGGCTTCAGGAAGTCTATGGCGTGCTGTGCGACGTGACCAAGGAAGATCAGGTGCAGGCCCTGGTGGCGGCCGCCGAGGAGAAGCTGGGCGGCGTGGACATCCTGATCAACAATGCCGGCCTGGGCGGCCAGAAGCGCATTGTCGACATGACCGACGACGAGTGGTTCAAGGTGATCGACGTGTCCCTGAACAGCGTGTTCCGCATGACCCGCGCCATCCTCAAGGTGATGCAGCCCCGCGGCCATGGCGTGATCGTGAACAACGCCTCGGTGCTGGGCTGGCGTGCCCAGAAGGAACAGGCCCACTACGCCGCCGCCAAGGCCGGGGTGATGGCCCTGACCCGCTGCGCCGCCCTGGAAGCGGCCGAGTTTGGCGTACGTATCAATGCCGTGTCGCCTTCCATTGCTTTGCATGAATTCCTCAAGAAGGCTTCCTCCGAGGAATTGCTGGACAAGCTCTCCAGCACCGAAGCCTTCGGCCGCGCCGCCGAGCCCTGGGAGGTGGCCAATGCCATGGTGTTCCTGGCCAGCGACTATTCCTCCTACATGACGGGTGAGGTGATGTCCGTCAGTTCCCAACGTGCGTAAGGTTCGCCCCCCTTCGCCCCCCTCCGGGGGGTTCGATGCGGCTCGCTTTGCTCGAAAGTCACGGGGAGCTCCGTGGCAGCAGTTTGCCGCTTGCGCCTGGGGCGGCGCGTGCCGCTTTCCCTTGGGATCGGCCCGGCGGGAAAGCTGTTTTTTTACAGACCATTAAAGAGGAGGTCTCATGGCTGTCGTCTTCAATTCCAATCAGTCCGTCCTCGACCTGCAGGGCAAGGAGCTGGGCACCAGCGACTGGCTTACCATCGAGCAGGAGCGCATCAACCAGTTCGCCGATGCCACCGGTGATCATCAGTGGATTCACGTGGACCCGGTGAAGGCCAAGGACGGCCCCTTCGGTGCCTGCATCGCCCATGGCTATCTGACCCTGGCGCTGGTCAATTACTTCATGCCCCAGGTGATCACCCTGGAAAATATGAAAATGGGGGTCAACTATGGCTGCGAGAAGATCCGTTTCCCCAATACCGTGAAGGTGGGTTCCCGGCTCCGCGGCCGCTGTGAACTGGTCAAGGCCGAGCCGGCCGGCGAGGGCGTCCAGGCCACGATCCGCGTCACCGTGGAGATCGAGGGCCAGGAGCGTCCCGCCTGCGTCGCCGACACCATCAGCCGTTATTTCTTCAACTGATTCCGCTTGCGGAAAGGAAAGATCATGAAAGAAGCCGTCATCGTCAGCACCGCCCGTACCGGCATCGGCAAAGCCTATCGCGGCGCCTTCAACGACACCGAAGCCCCCGTGATGGGCGGCCATGTGGTCAAGGCCGCCGTCGAGCGGGCCAAGCTCAACCCCGCCGAGGTGGATGATGTGATCATCGGCGTGTCGGCCCAGCAGGGCACCCAGGGCTACACCCTGGGCCGCCTGTCGGTGTACACCGCCGGCCTGCCCGACACCGTGCCCGGCATGGCCCTGGACCGCATGTGCGCCTCCGGCCTGGTGGCGATCGCCGATGCGGCCAAGAGCATCATGGCCAACGAGCGCGACATCATCGTCGCCGGCGGCCTGGAGTCCATCTCCCTGGTGCAGAACAAGTTCAAGAACGCCCATCGCACACCCTCCCAGGCGGTGCTGGCGGCCTATCCCGCCGCCTATGCGCCGATGATCGAGACGGCCGAGATCGTTTCCCAGCGCTACAACATCTCCCGCGCCGCCCAGGACGAATACGCTCTGCAAAGCCAGCAGCGCACCGCGGAAGCCCAGGCCAAGGGTATCTTCAACGACGAGATCGTGCCGATCACCGTCGAGAAGCAGCTCTTCGACAAGGAAGGCAACCCCACCACCAAGGAAACCGTCACCCTCACCAAGGACGAGGGCAACCGGGCCGACACCACGCTGGAAAGCCTCTCCGGCCTCAAGCCCGTTTATAAGAACGGCCAGTGGGTCAAGGAAGGCCAGTTCATCACCGCCGGCAACGCTTCCCAGCTGTCCGACGGCGCCTCTGCCTCGGTGTTGATGAGCCGCGAGATGGCCAAGGAGCGGGGCCTGGAGCCCCTGGGCGTGTATCGCGGTCTGGCCCTGGCCGGCTGCAAGGCCGAGGAAATGGGCATCGGCCCGGTGTTCGCGATTCCCAAACTGCTGGCCCGCCACAACCTGAAGGTATCGGACATCGGCCTGTGGGAAATCAACGAAGCCTTCGCCTGTCAGGTGGTGTACTGCCGCGACCAGCTGGGCATTGCCAACGACCGCCTGAACGTCAACGGCGGCGCGATTTCCATTGGCCATCCTTTCGGCATGTCCGGGGCCCGTCTGGTGGGCACCGCGTTGCTGGAGGCCCGCCGTCGCGGCGAGCGCTATGTCGTCGTCTCGATGTGCATCGGCGGCGGCATGGGGGCTGCTGGTTTGTTCGAAATCGTCTAAGCTCTCGTCTTTAGTGACGTAGCGTTCAGTAACGACTTGCACGGGGCCGCGCCGACGCCGGCCCCGTGTCTCGCTTGAAACCATAATTCATAAGAACGGAGGACGGACGATGCCCACATCGGCAGACATGAAGGCGGTGATGACCAGGTACGCAGCGCTGGTGAGCGCGGGCGACGCGGAGGCCGTGGTGGCGCTTTACGCGGACAATGCCACCATCGAGGACCCGGTGGGCGCTCCCATCCAGAGCGGCCGCGAGGCCATCGTCAAGTTCTACCAGGGGGCCTGCGCCTCCGGCGTGAAAATCAAGGTGCTGTCCGGCCCCTATGGCTCCTTCGGCAACAGCGCCGCCATGACGGCGGAAGTCCTGGTTGATGTGCCGGGGCAGGGACCGACCCGCATCGAACTGATCGAGGTCATGGAGTTCGACGCCCAGGGCAAAATCAGCGCCATGCGCGCCTACTGGGCCCAGGAAGACATGAAGCCCGCCTGATCGGCGAATCGAGAACAATCCAAGGGGGAAGAGGATGAGTGAGAACGCGGAATTCGATGTGGTGGTGGTGGGCTCCGGCGGTGGCGCGCTGCTGTCGGCGGTGCGCGCCCATGATCTGGGCATGAAGGTGCTGGTGATCGAGAAGAGCAACCAGTACGGCGGCAC from the Denitratisoma oestradiolicum genome contains:
- a CDS encoding acyl-CoA dehydrogenase family protein, with the protein product MDFTFSEDQIAFREAMHSFFAKELPLETIRKNWETEAGHAPELQARIAEQGLFGLSVPEDFGGLGLSDVDWVQMTQELGYSALPDYVVDTAYVAVGLLNALPAGHALAAQLATEWLPRIAEGSARVAVGHPSQKLVADADTADLLLLAHQGELHAVAGSAVKTVLNPSIDLSRRLCRVEWTPSTETRVLDAAAAAPLWEDALNRGALAAAGQIMGQILRMLDISVAYTSERKQFGKPIGSFQAVKHHLATVAVKAEFAKPVLERAAQAMASGDPARGVHVSHAKLACGDAGWLAARSGIQVHGGMGYTWEVDLQIFMKRAWVLDAAWGDRAFHKNRVAAHVLSANAPLGAGKTFI
- a CDS encoding SDR family oxidoreductase encodes the protein MKSAPAYVPGHGLLKGKSALVTAAAGAGIGFSAAKRCAEEGVRALMISDIHERRLGEAVEKLKAETGLQEVYGVLCDVTKEDQVQALVAAAEEKLGGVDILINNAGLGGQKRIVDMTDDEWFKVIDVSLNSVFRMTRAILKVMQPRGHGVIVNNASVLGWRAQKEQAHYAAAKAGVMALTRCAALEAAEFGVRINAVSPSIALHEFLKKASSEELLDKLSSTEAFGRAAEPWEVANAMVFLASDYSSYMTGEVMSVSSQRA
- a CDS encoding nuclear transport factor 2 family protein, whose protein sequence is MPTSADMKAVMTRYAALVSAGDAEAVVALYADNATIEDPVGAPIQSGREAIVKFYQGACASGVKIKVLSGPYGSFGNSAAMTAEVLVDVPGQGPTRIELIEVMEFDAQGKISAMRAYWAQEDMKPA
- a CDS encoding MaoC family dehydratase, giving the protein MAVVFNSNQSVLDLQGKELGTSDWLTIEQERINQFADATGDHQWIHVDPVKAKDGPFGACIAHGYLTLALVNYFMPQVITLENMKMGVNYGCEKIRFPNTVKVGSRLRGRCELVKAEPAGEGVQATIRVTVEIEGQERPACVADTISRYFFN
- a CDS encoding acetyl-CoA C-acyltransferase; the encoded protein is MKEAVIVSTARTGIGKAYRGAFNDTEAPVMGGHVVKAAVERAKLNPAEVDDVIIGVSAQQGTQGYTLGRLSVYTAGLPDTVPGMALDRMCASGLVAIADAAKSIMANERDIIVAGGLESISLVQNKFKNAHRTPSQAVLAAYPAAYAPMIETAEIVSQRYNISRAAQDEYALQSQQRTAEAQAKGIFNDEIVPITVEKQLFDKEGNPTTKETVTLTKDEGNRADTTLESLSGLKPVYKNGQWVKEGQFITAGNASQLSDGASASVLMSREMAKERGLEPLGVYRGLALAGCKAEEMGIGPVFAIPKLLARHNLKVSDIGLWEINEAFACQVVYCRDQLGIANDRLNVNGGAISIGHPFGMSGARLVGTALLEARRRGERYVVVSMCIGGGMGAAGLFEIV
- a CDS encoding SDR family oxidoreductase, whose amino-acid sequence is MGLCDNRTVIITGAGGGLGRAYALALAKAGANVVVNDIRLDAAQDVVNDITQAGGKAIANSDDITTIATAQKIVDAAIAAYGKVDAVVNNAGILRDRMFVSLTEDDWDAVMRVHLKGHFCLSNILGKYWRDQTKAGVAVDARIINTSSGAGLQGSVGQSNYSAAKGGVATLTLVQSAELKRYGVTANALAPAARTAMTEQGMPDMVKKPTDGSFDFYDPMNVAALIVYLVSASSKHVNGQVFEIEGDRVSVCDGWKTGPEKKKGGAGYTAEEIGGVIDELIKQSAPPKKVWGS
- a CDS encoding acetyl-CoA C-acetyltransferase, producing the protein MAEAYIVDALRSPTGKRKGSLATVHGADLGAHVIKAIVERNAIPAEDYDDVIFGCVDTIGALAGDIARTSWLAAGMPMCVPGTTIDRQCGSSQQAVHFAAQAVMSGTQDVILAGGVQTMSAIPISSAMLAGQPLGFTTPFAESKGWQARFGDAPVNQFYAAQRIADKWGISREDMEVFAKESHDRALKAIAEGRFDREVVPYGDFKMDETARASTLEKMATLAPVDPAYPAITAAVSSSTCDASSAVLVVSEAALKRYNLTPRARIQHISVRADDPIWHLTAPIPATAYALKKAGMKLEDIDRVEINEAFASVVMAWLKETGYDYAKTNVNGGAIALGHPLGASGAKLMTTLLHELERSGGRYGLQTMCEGGGQANVTIIERLG